TATCGCTCAAATGTGTCACCTCTTATTTTATTTAAAATTTTAAAAGTTAGAAACTAACATTAATAATATATAATACTAGTTTAATATAAATTAACCTTTTAAAATCAAAAAGAAACATTTATATAGGTTTATTTGTTAGGTTGACCTAAATTTCGGCAAAAAATCAAAAATTCGTTAAGAATTAAAAAAAATTTTAAAATAGGGCCTCATAGCGAATAGATAGAAAAGATTAATTAGGTTAAGCAAAAAAATAAAAATGATTAATCATGATAAATAGGCAATGATAAATTTTTTGAATTTTTATTAACTATGATTTAAAAAGTATTACTTTTCCAATGAAAAAATATTTTTAAAAAATCTAAAAAAATATGTGAAAATTGAAAAAAATTGAAGAAAAATCTATAAAAATCACAAGTCGAATTTTCTAATCATAGGAACAATTTCCAATCAAAAGTAATAATTGAAAAATAATGAGTAATACTTAAATTCATATGAAAAATGATGTCTTTTCCTTGAAAAAATTTTAAGGGAAATGCTGAAAAATCTTGAAGAAATTTAATGAAAATGCTAAAAAATCTTGAAAAAATTTTAGGAAAAGATATATTTAATATAATGAACAATAATAATATACAATTGTAAAGTTTTTTCAAACTTCAATTAAAATAAAATATCAATTATTCAAATTTATAGAAATAATTCTTCCAAATAAAGGAGGTGAAAGAATGGACAATTCAAACATAATCATATCTGTAATTATTGTTTTATGTATCGCTGCAGGAGTAACTGCATATGGAATCAGTGAAGGCGATAATGCAGTTTTCAATGATTTGACTGGATTCTCTCCAGACAGTTCAAGCTCTGATGGCAATGGATTAGGCGATATATTTGGCACTGATGGAAATGACGGAACTGGTGCAGACGTTTCTTCAGGATCAAGTTCCGGCAGCAATGGCGCCAGCGGTGGAACCAATACCGGAGGAAGCGGATCCGGCTCAGGTTCAGGGTCCGGCTCTGGCTCAGGCTCTGGCTCAAGTGGAAATGGAACTGGCGGAGGCCAAAACACCAACAAAATAAGTCCTGCCCAAGCTAAAACAATTGCTTCTGGTTTTATTGGTGAGGCAGGAGCATATGTCAGCAACGTTAAAGATGACGGAACCCAATACATATGCTATATTTCAAACTCTACTGGGGACGTCGTTGATGCAATTGGAATTAGTTACACCGGTGAAAACTTAGGAAAAGTATAATCTAATTTACCTTAAGGAATATTCTCAAATATATTCCTTACTTTTTACTTTTTTCTTGACTTTTTTTAAAAAGAATCTTTACTACATTATAAAATCTATTTTTGAAATTGAAAAATTCATAAAAACAAATAAATTTATAATGTAGCTTTACTAAAATAAATACTATATTATCAATTTAAGACGATTGATGATGAGAGACAAAATATTATATTCATAAAAAATTATAAAAATATTCAAATCTTTTTTAAAATATTCTAAAAGAGGTGGAAATATGGACAATACAAGCATTATTATTTCTGTTGTTATTGTTTTATGTATTGCTGCAGGAGTAACTGCATATGGATTAACAAACGATAGCAATACTGTATTTAACGACCTTTCAGGTTTTACACCTGATGAACAAGGCAACACAGGAATAGGAAATAATTCTACTGGCCTAGAGGGAACAGACTCTGGAACTGGCACTGGAACCAGCGCAAGCAGTGGATCCGGCAGTTCAAGTTCAAGTAGTAGTAGCAGCAGTTCAAGTTCTTCAACCAAACATAATGTTAGCCCTGAAAAGGCTAAAAAGATAGCTGAAGGTGAAGGATGGGAAGGTTCCTGGTGTTACAGTGTAAAATACAATCCTAATGGATATTACACTTGTCTTTTAAAGGATGCTAAAGGCCGTACCGGTTATGTACTTGTTGGATCTGGTACCGGAACAGTGCTGGAAGGTGCTTGGAGTGATGAAGTCGTACCTGATGAAGGGGACAACAAAACCTCTAACTCAACAGACTCTAACAAAACCAGCAATAAGACTAGCAGCCAATAGATTAAAAAAATAAAATTCAATAAAAACAGTTTTAACTGGAAAACAACAATAAACACTATAAAATTAAATTATCTTTAATTTAATTTTTAGTTTTTATTTTCTTTTTTATTTTCATTTTAAGAAAAATATTTTTCTAAAATAAACAATTAGAATTGATGATTTAAAAAAAGAATATTTGTACGATAGTTTTATATATCATAATAAACATAAAATATAATGTTGTATGTAGGGCCCGTAGCCTAGCTGGACAGGGCGTCGGACTTCTAATCCGAAGGTCCCGGGTTCAAATCCCGGCGGGTCCGCTCTATTACTATTTTTAACTAGTTTTATCGAAATTAAACAGGATGACTACTTAAGATATCTTAAGAAGTTTAGTTGGATAGGCTTGTAGCCCAGTTTGGATAAGGCGTTAGACTCCTAATCTAAAGACCGCGGGTTCAAATCCCGCCAAGCCTGCTTTTTATGCTATTTTTAATAAGTTTAAAAAAATTAATAAAAAAAGGTAAAATACTGATTTAACAAACTTTAAAATTAAAAAAAGATTAGAAAATTAATTAGAAATTATCAAGTGTGAGTATTTTCTCTGACTTTTTCTCTTTTTTAAATTCCTCTTTAAAGGATATCTCACCATATTTTCCTCCGCCACCAGGAATGACATTCAATGTCTTATTCCTGAATCCTTCTATTCCAAGAGCCACATTCTCATCTATTTTTGAAATGTCCTCAAGTGGAGTGCTAATCAATACATCGATTTCAGGACCAAATGAATCAATCAGCTTCTGCCAAATCCCCTGAACTGTCTTGGTGGTGATTCCCTTATCATAGATCATGCTGATTATTTCGGCAAGAGGCATCAGATGAACATATGGAGGCCTATGGCTTGGATGGTGAGGTTCCTTATAGTCCGCTATTTCACTGATTCTGTAGTCAACCCCCTTCTTGATCCTGCCGCCACAGGAACATTTCATCTTTTTCTCTTTTGCAATATCCGGATCTATGATCTTATAGCATTTGGTGCATGCGGTCATGTGATACTTTCCCAAATTCGGAAGAAGTCCGTAATTCGCCTTGACATTCTTCTTTTTCAATGCATCTTGAAGTGATGTATATGATATGTCTTCCATCTCTATCTGATTGAATTCCCTGCCTAACCTGTGAGGCCATGGTGAATGGGCATCGGAATTGGTCAGGAATACAAAGTCAGACAATTCCTTAACGGTATCTGCCATGTCAGTGTCTGCAGAAAGCCCTAATTCAACAAAATCTGGCGCCTTTTCATAACAATCATAAATGCTGTCATAGGTCTTGTACATTCCTGTCCAAGGAGTGAATGAATGGGCAGGGCCTATCATGCAGTCATACTCCTTCACAAACTCAAGAAGCTCCGCTCCGCTTAAGGGGCTTCTTGGCCTTCCATCAATGTATTTGTTTGGAGAAACCAATTTTTGAGACAGTTCTCTAGCAGCCTCTATGTTGGGGATTATTATAACGTGATGAATCTTGTGTTGGGCCTCAACCTCTGTTGTCAAAATGAAGTCACAATCCTTGTGTGAGTATATCCCATCTCCCTTATACTCAGTGCTTTCCTCTATGATATCCAGCCATTTGGGATGAAAGGCATCTCCGGTTCCAACCAGATTCAATCCCTTCTCATGGGACTTTGGAGCTATATTGTTTATTACCATATCCTTTGAAGTGGCTGCTGAGAAGCAGCTGTGAGTATGTAAATCTGCATTAACCAACATATAATTATCATTATAATTTTTTAGTATAAATAATTTTTAAAAAATTTTTCTAAAATAAGAAATCAAAAGATAAATTAAAATAATTCTAAAAACATATTTTAAATAAAATAAAAAAAGTGATTCCATGACAAAAAGACGTTGCTCTTGGGCTGAAGATGTAGAGGAAATCTATGTGAAATACCATGACGAGGAGTGGGGAGTTCCAACATATGATGATCAGGACCTCTTTGAACTGCTAGTGCTTGAATCATTTCAAGCGGGACTTGCATGGATTACAATACTGAAGAAAAGAGAGAACTTCAGAGAAGCTTTTGATAACTTTGACGTTGAAAAGGTAGCTGCTTACGACGAAGAAAAAATAGAAGAGCTTAGAAACAATGCAGGAATCATAAGACATAAGGGAAAGATTAATGCTGCAATCAACAATGCAAACATATTCATGGAAATACAAAATGAATTCGGCTCATTCTCCAACTACATCTGGCACTTTACAGAAAATAAGATTTTGATGGATACTGAAGAGAACTATCTCACCAACTCTCCCCTTTCAGACAGAATAGCTAAGGACTTGAAGAAAAGGGGAATGAAATTCGTTGGAACCACAATAATCTACTCCTATCTTGAATCAATTGGAGTAATCAACAATCACATTCATGAATGCTTTAGATATGGGGAATTGAAATGAAATCACAGGACTTACTTGCAGAAATCAAGGAAAACATCAAGGATTACGACATCAAGTATCTGGAAGGGAAAATAAAAGAAAAAGACATAAATCCGATATCAAAGCAGGTTTCAGCATTCAATATTGAAAACTATTACGAAATCATGGCATTGGACATTAAGGAGGATAAAAATGTTGAAATTTCAGATAGATTGATAGAGGAAATCAAAGATGAAATAGCCAAGTTCTTTGATGGATGCTCACCTGAAAGCGAAGACACATTCAAAAGATTCATCACCTACATATGCGTTTATTTAAGTCTCATTGCCAAAAAGCCATTGCATCCAGTGGGAATGGATTTCAGAGATGGTAAAACTGTTTTTACAAAAGAGGAAGATGGGAAAATAAACTATTACTGTGACATAAGGGAAGAGATGAAAAATAGGTCTAAAGACTACTTTACATGTAAATTCTGTCTGTGTAAAGAAGTGAAATAAAATAAAAAAAGAAAATTAAAGAATGTAATCATAGTTGGATTACATTCTGTTGAACTTCATCATTGTCCTTTCCTTCATATAGGATTTCAGCTAATTTTAACAATTTCTCTTGTCCTTTAACCTCATCCTTGAATAAAGGAACTTGAGCAACAACTTGGTCTGCGAACTTTTGATCGATTAAAGCTAAACGTTTTTGCTGCAACATATATCTTGAATGGCAGAAGTCACAGTCTGAAATGTCCGGCATCACCTGATTTACAATTATGCTATCAGTTGTGATGTCATACTTGTTCAACGCTTCAATGGCTCTTTCTGACTCATAGATTGACATTTCCTCTGGAATCACCACCATTTTGAATGTGGTTCTATCAGGGTCTGAGAGTACAGCTTTAGCCATGTCGATTTGCTTTTTGGTCTCTTCCAATTCCTTGCTTGATTGGAAGTCCTCATCTGCCCCCATGAATGGAATGATGTTCTTCAACGCATTCGCTGCAGTGCCTAATTTTGCCTTTGCCTTCATCAATTTTCCTACCCAGGAGTCCATGATCTCTGGGAATGAAAGCAATCTCAATGTGTGGCCGGTCGGTGCAGTGTCAAATACAACTACATCATACTCATTGGAAGTCATTACAGAGAGGAAGACCTCAAATGCTGCAGCCTCATCGGCACCAGGAGAAGCTGAAGCCAAATCCATCTGCTCACCTAAGAAGTCAAGACCGAACAATTGGTCTGGATTTGCCATGGATTTTTGACTTTCAAGAGCCCTTTGCTTTTCTTCCATTGCCTTGTCTGGGTCAATTTCAACAGCATATAGGTTTTCATTGATTTGAACCGGATAATGTCCGATTGTCACTTCAAGTGAATCTGATAATGAGTGAGCGGGATCGGTTGATACGATTAATGTCTTTTTGCCTTGATTAGACAACCACAATGCAGTGGCTGAAGAGATGGAAGTCTTTCCAACTCCACCTTTACCTCCTACAAATATGAAAGTGGTTTCGCCTTGCTTGAATTTGAAAATATCTTTAAATGCCATATAATCCCTCCTAAGGATTTTATTATATGATAATCTTTATTCTGTTTTTTTAATCTGAAATCTTTACTAAAAAGTTTTAGTAACAATAAGTTATTTTATTCTTCTTACATATAAAGTTTATCTTTTTTTTAAGTGGAAAGTTACCTTAAAAGTTTTCCTAAAAAATAAATTAAAAACCAGTTTTTCAAGAAAAAGATATGAAAATTTTATATTTAATAAAAATAATAAATATAAATTAATATGATTTATAAATTATTCTACTAATTTTTAAATTATAATTTACAATTATCCAATTATCAAAAAATCAAAATGGTGATTTAGTGACTAATAATGAAATCGAAAAGAAATGGCAGAAAATCTGGAGAGATGAAAAGCTGTTTCAATCAGACCCTGATGAAAGAGAAAAATTATTCTTAACAGTGGCTTATCCATATCCAAGTGGAGCTATGCACATTGGACACGGTAGAACCTACACCGTTCCTGATGTGTTTGCAAGATTCAAAAGGATGGAAGGCTACAATGTATTATTCCCTATGGCATGGCACGTAACCGGTGCCCCTGTTATAGGTATTGCAGACAGAATCAAAAGGAAAGATCCATGGACCCTTGACCTATACGAAAGGGTTCACAAGGTTCCTCATGACACCCTTCCGAAATTGGAAGACCCTATAAACATCGTAAAATACTTCAGTAACGAATACCACACCGTT
Above is a genomic segment from Methanobrevibacter sp. containing:
- a CDS encoding TIGR00375 family protein, with amino-acid sequence MLVNADLHTHSCFSAATSKDMVINNIAPKSHEKGLNLVGTGDAFHPKWLDIIEESTEYKGDGIYSHKDCDFILTTEVEAQHKIHHVIIIPNIEAARELSQKLVSPNKYIDGRPRSPLSGAELLEFVKEYDCMIGPAHSFTPWTGMYKTYDSIYDCYEKAPDFVELGLSADTDMADTVKELSDFVFLTNSDAHSPWPHRLGREFNQIEMEDISYTSLQDALKKKNVKANYGLLPNLGKYHMTACTKCYKIIDPDIAKEKKMKCSCGGRIKKGVDYRISEIADYKEPHHPSHRPPYVHLMPLAEIISMIYDKGITTKTVQGIWQKLIDSFGPEIDVLISTPLEDISKIDENVALGIEGFRNKTLNVIPGGGGKYGEISFKEEFKKEKKSEKILTLDNF
- a CDS encoding DNA-3-methyladenine glycosylase I translates to MTKRRCSWAEDVEEIYVKYHDEEWGVPTYDDQDLFELLVLESFQAGLAWITILKKRENFREAFDNFDVEKVAAYDEEKIEELRNNAGIIRHKGKINAAINNANIFMEIQNEFGSFSNYIWHFTENKILMDTEENYLTNSPLSDRIAKDLKKRGMKFVGTTIIYSYLESIGVINNHIHECFRYGELK
- a CDS encoding ArsA family ATPase gives rise to the protein MAFKDIFKFKQGETTFIFVGGKGGVGKTSISSATALWLSNQGKKTLIVSTDPAHSLSDSLEVTIGHYPVQINENLYAVEIDPDKAMEEKQRALESQKSMANPDQLFGLDFLGEQMDLASASPGADEAAAFEVFLSVMTSNEYDVVVFDTAPTGHTLRLLSFPEIMDSWVGKLMKAKAKLGTAANALKNIIPFMGADEDFQSSKELEETKKQIDMAKAVLSDPDRTTFKMVVIPEEMSIYESERAIEALNKYDITTDSIIVNQVMPDISDCDFCHSRYMLQQKRLALIDQKFADQVVAQVPLFKDEVKGQEKLLKLAEILYEGKDNDEVQQNVIQL
- a CDS encoding endoglucanase, with translation MDNSNIIISVIIVLCIAAGVTAYGISEGDNAVFNDLTGFSPDSSSSDGNGLGDIFGTDGNDGTGADVSSGSSSGSNGASGGTNTGGSGSGSGSGSGSGSGSGSSGNGTGGGQNTNKISPAQAKTIASGFIGEAGAYVSNVKDDGTQYICYISNSTGDVVDAIGISYTGENLGKV
- a CDS encoding DUF2115 family protein, producing MKSQDLLAEIKENIKDYDIKYLEGKIKEKDINPISKQVSAFNIENYYEIMALDIKEDKNVEISDRLIEEIKDEIAKFFDGCSPESEDTFKRFITYICVYLSLIAKKPLHPVGMDFRDGKTVFTKEEDGKINYYCDIREEMKNRSKDYFTCKFCLCKEVK